One part of the Terrimicrobium sacchariphilum genome encodes these proteins:
- a CDS encoding ABC transporter permease has protein sequence MLNSVLPIAKNTLTDLIRQKVFNILLVFALCAIGSSIFMAKLTFQEEFQMLKDVCLGAMSIFTSLLAILATAGFLPKDLEDRTIYTLLSKPVPRYAYLMGKLLGIISLLFIFTVLMSVVFCVVLWTREQTVLAETRNATAGMSAEEIKAALKQITDATFNLNLLPGIAIIFIKSALLASMTLLISTFATSQLFTVMAAAAVYFIGHLQATAREAWVGDVTTQWWSKILVAIVALLFPDLQAFNLTDDVIAGAAIPLGIFFQTFGLGVFYVMIYYAVSAFIFSGREL, from the coding sequence ATGCTGAACTCGGTCCTCCCCATCGCGAAGAATACCCTGACGGATCTGATCCGGCAGAAAGTCTTCAACATTCTCCTCGTCTTCGCACTCTGTGCGATCGGCAGCTCGATCTTCATGGCGAAGCTGACCTTCCAGGAGGAGTTTCAAATGCTCAAGGACGTGTGCCTCGGAGCGATGTCGATCTTCACATCGCTCCTGGCCATTCTCGCGACGGCGGGTTTTCTCCCAAAGGATCTGGAAGACCGGACCATCTATACCCTCCTGTCCAAGCCTGTGCCTCGGTATGCCTACCTCATGGGCAAGCTACTCGGGATCATCTCGCTCCTTTTTATCTTCACCGTGTTGATGAGTGTCGTCTTCTGCGTGGTTCTCTGGACACGCGAGCAGACCGTCCTGGCCGAAACCCGGAATGCAACCGCCGGGATGTCCGCCGAGGAGATCAAGGCCGCCCTCAAGCAGATCACCGATGCCACGTTTAACCTCAACCTGCTGCCCGGCATCGCGATCATCTTCATCAAATCGGCCCTGCTCGCCTCGATGACGCTGCTCATTTCCACATTTGCCACCTCCCAGCTCTTCACTGTGATGGCAGCTGCGGCAGTCTACTTTATCGGCCATCTCCAGGCGACCGCCCGCGAAGCTTGGGTCGGAGACGTGACCACACAGTGGTGGAGCAAGATCCTCGTAGCGATCGTTGCCCTCCTTTTTCCGGATCTCCAGGCATTCAACCTGACCGATGATGTCATCGCCGGTGCCGCCATCCCGCTCGGTATTTTCTTCCAGACGTTCGGCCTCGGCGTGTTTTACGTCATGATCTACTACGCTGTTTCGGCCTTCATTTTCTCAGGACGCGAGCTATGA
- a CDS encoding metallophosphoesterase family protein, with protein sequence MRFAIFGDIHANLHALETVLADAKAQACTHYVCMGDIVGYNAFPKQCLDIVRNLECPAVKGNHDEQASMIGEQEGFNPLAEEAMHWTREQLSREDKDWLRSLRLQRQVRDFTIVHATLDTPHKWGYVFNQLDAAASFSYQHTTVCFIGHTHTPKAYIRDGSVRTTPLDVLAIQQGKKYLVNVGSVGQPRDGDWRSAYCIYDTNTNEIHLRRLEYDIEGAQRAILDAGLPRRLAERLAVGR encoded by the coding sequence ATGCGATTTGCGATTTTCGGCGATATTCACGCCAATCTCCATGCCCTTGAGACCGTCTTGGCCGACGCCAAGGCTCAAGCCTGCACCCACTATGTCTGTATGGGGGATATCGTGGGCTACAATGCCTTTCCCAAGCAGTGCCTCGACATCGTCCGCAATCTGGAGTGCCCCGCCGTCAAAGGCAACCACGACGAGCAAGCCTCGATGATCGGTGAGCAGGAAGGCTTCAACCCCCTGGCAGAGGAGGCCATGCACTGGACCAGGGAGCAGCTCAGCCGTGAGGACAAGGACTGGCTGCGCTCCCTGCGGCTCCAGCGGCAGGTACGCGATTTCACCATCGTTCACGCCACGCTCGATACCCCGCACAAGTGGGGATATGTATTCAACCAGCTCGATGCAGCGGCCAGCTTCAGCTACCAGCATACCACCGTATGCTTCATCGGCCACACGCATACGCCCAAGGCCTATATCCGCGATGGAAGCGTGCGCACGACCCCACTGGACGTGCTCGCCATCCAGCAGGGAAAGAAATACCTGGTGAATGTCGGAAGTGTCGGCCAGCCGCGCGATGGCGACTGGCGCTCCGCCTATTGCATCTACGATACGAATACCAACGAGATTCATCTGCGACGTCTCGAGTACGATATCGAGGGGGCCCAACGCGCCATCCTTGATGCCGGGTTGCCTCGCCGGCTCGCGGAGCGTCTCGCCGTCGGGCGGTAG